In Candidatus Cloacimonadota bacterium, the following are encoded in one genomic region:
- a CDS encoding lipocalin family protein, giving the protein MDLNRYLGRWYQYAYYPTKFQPKDAALSAADYSLDKKDKIIVVNTSYKDKAGTQILKQVTGKAHAVDKSNSKLKVTFFWPFYGDYWIVKLDKDYQYSVISDRKQKYLWILSHSPRMGKDTYNEILSFLKQGGWDTSKLVVTGIQD; this is encoded by the coding sequence GTGGATTTGAACCGTTATCTGGGCAGATGGTATCAATATGCCTACTACCCCACCAAGTTTCAACCCAAGGACGCAGCGCTTTCTGCTGCAGACTACTCCCTGGATAAAAAGGACAAGATTATCGTGGTAAACACCAGCTACAAAGACAAAGCTGGCACGCAGATACTGAAGCAAGTAACCGGCAAAGCACATGCTGTGGACAAAAGCAACAGTAAGCTCAAGGTAACTTTCTTCTGGCCCTTCTATGGTGATTATTGGATTGTGAAGCTGGATAAAGACTATCAATACAGCGTAATTAGCGATCGAAAACAGAAGTATTTGTGGATACTTTCGCACAGTCCACGTATGGGAAAAGATACTTACAATGAAATCTTGAGCTTCCTGAAACAAGGCGGTTGGGATACATCGAAATTGGTGGTGACAGGCATCCAAGACTAA